Below is a genomic region from Candidatus Chlorobium masyuteum.
TCATCCCGAGCTGGCCGATATTCAGGAGCGTATCAGCAGGCTTTTGAAATATGATATCGATAACGAAAGCGAGTATTCGATTTAACAAACCAGGAACCAGAACAGCAAAAACATGTCAGAATCAAATAGCTTCAGAGGTAAAGTATACGATACGATCACATCAGCAGTCGGTAACACGCCTCTTGTTCGTCTCGGGAAGATATCTGCGGGATTACCGGGGATAATTCTGGGGAAAGTCGAGTCATTCAATCCGCTGAACAGTGTCAAATGCCGCATCGGTATAGCCATGATTCGTGAGGCTGAATGGTCAGGGAAGCTGAAACCCGGCGGCACGATTATCGAGCCGACTTCAGGTAATACCGGTATTGGCCTGGCATTTGCCGCCGCCGAGCGGAACTACCGCCTTATCCTTACGATGCCGGAGACGATGTCAATTGAGAGGCGCAAACTCATTAAAATGCTGGGAGCCGAACTGGTGCTGACTCCCGGAACCGAAGGAATGAATGGGGCGGTCAATAAGGCAAAAGAGTTGCAGCGTCAGATTCCGGGAAGTTATATCCCGTTGCAGTTCGAGAATCCGGCCAATCCGCAGGTGCACAGGGAGACGACTGCAGAGGAGATATGGGCAGATACGGCTGGTGATGTCGATTTTCTTGTTTCCGGTGTTGGTACCGGTGGAACCATTACCGGTGTGGCTGAAATCATAAAGGCGCGCAAACCGGGTTTCAAGGCCATAGCTGTTGAGCCTGATGCATCTCCTGTCCTCTCCGGAGGACGGCCCGGTCCTCACCGGATACAGGGGATTGGGGCGGGTTTTATTCCCAAGGTGCTGAATCGTTCTATAATTGATGAGATCGTCCGGGTTACCAATGAAGACGCATTTGAAACTGCTCAAGCTGTCAGTCGCAATGAGGGAATACTGGTCGGTATTTCATCGGGTGCGGCAGTGTGGGCCGCCATCCAGATTGCCCGAAGAGAAGAGAATCGGGGGAAAAAAATCGTTACGATTCTTCCGGACTCAGGGGAGCGTTATCTCTCAACACAGTTATCCGATATAGAGAGCTTTTGATCGGTACTTCTCACTTTGCCGGATGCTTCAGAAAGGTTCCGTTTTGATACTCTTCGAAAGCCTGACGGAGTTCTGCATCGGTGTTCATCACGATTGGGCCGTACCAGGCAACCGGCTCGTTGAGTGGTTTGCCTGAGATGAGCAGAAATCGTACAGGATCCCTTTCTGCAGTAACCGTAATCGTGTCGCCGTCGCTGAAGTGTATCAGCGTCTCGTTTCCGGTGAACTCTCCTGCTTCAGGGGAACCCGATCCATCCTGCGTTCCGAAAGCCCCTTTTCCTGCAATAATATAGGCAAAAGCGGTGTGACCTTTGATCACGGGATGGCTGTAGGATATGCCTGCCGGTACCGTCATGTCAAGATATTCAGGATCAATGGCAATATCACTGACAGGACCTGTGGTATTTCCGATCTTGCCACAGATGATACGGATCTCGACACCGTTATCAAGAACTACTTTCGGGATCTGCTCTGCAGTGATGTCACGGTATCGGGGCGGACTCATTTTCTGAGACGCAGGAAGGTTTGCCCAGAGCTGAAAGCCGCCCATACGTCCGCTCTCTTCTCCAAAGGGCATCTCCTGATGGATGATGCCGCTTCCGGCAGTCATCCATTGCACTGCTCCTGCAGTGATCACCCCCTTGTTTCCCATGCTGTCGCCATGTTCTACGTTGCCCTCAAGCACATAGGTGATGGTTTCAATACCCCGGTGCGGGTGCCAGGGGAACCCTTTCCGGTAGTCCGCCGGGTTATCCGAGCGGAAATCATCAAGCAGAAGAAACGGATCAAGGAGCGGAGCTTCGCTGAAACCGAAAGCCCGTTTCAGATGGACACCGGCTCCTTCGGTAACCGGCTGGCTTTTATAGATCTTGCGGATTTTTCTTGCAGTAGTCATGGTTTACAGTCGGGATGTTTATGAAGTCTGACTATCTGAACCTCCAACAGAGCCCAACAAGTTCACTCTTGCGGAGTGCAGTCAAATAAGATTGTTCAATTTGGGGCTTAATGAGTAAATTCAGCACAGTCAGCTTTAGCAATAGAATATGAACAGGATCAGGTATGGCAAAGAAAACGGTGAAGGTGATGTTTATCGGCGATGTTGTCGGGACTCCCGGATTGAAGATGGTTGATTTATGGCTGAAGAGTTTCATCAAGAAGCATGATGTGGATTTTGTTGTCTGCAACGGAGAGAACGCTCATCACGGCAAGGGGATGAGTCTTGAAGCGCTCAATCAGCTTGTTGCTGCCGGCGTCAATGTGGTGACGGGCGGAAACCATACCTGGAGCAATTTCAACTTTTTCGATACCCTTAAAACGCACCCCCAGGTTCTGCGTCCGCTGAATTATCCGAAAGGTACCTACGGCAAGGGGTACGGCATCTTCAAGCTCCCCAATGGACTTGGTGACATTGCCGTGGTCAACCTTCAGGGCAGAACCTTCATGTATTCAATCGACTGTCCGTTCAGAACCGCAGACTGGGTGATCAAACAGATCAAGGAGCAGAACAGGGATTCAGTCAAGTTTATTTTTGTGGATTTTCATGCCGAGGCAACCGCAGAGAAAATAGCTCTCGGTTGGTACCTCGATGGCCGGGTATCGGCTGTGATCGGTACCCACACCCATGTGCAGACCGCTGATGAGCGTATACTGCCGAAAGGAACCGGATACTGCTCCGATGCCGGTATGACCGGGCCGCACAACTCGGTTATCGGCATGCAGATAAAGTCTGCTACCGACAGGATGCTCTACCAGACTCCGCACAAGTATGAGTGTGCCGAGGATGATGTTCATTTTGCTGCCGTGCTTCTCTCGCTTGACCACTCAACCGGTAAAACCGTCGGCATCGAGCGGATTTTCTATCCCGAGTACGACCGCGGTGTGGTGTAGGAAAAAATCGATTGTTATCAACAAAAAAGCCCTCGCGAGAGGGCTTTTTTACTTTCGTGGGTGTGGATTTCGTATAGAGTCCGGTGTGTCATCTCGAACGCAAGAGAGAGATCTCTCCTTTCAATCGAGATGACATAATGCGCAATCCATAATCGATTTATCTCAATCCCTGCTCGAACTCCTCTGCTATAATCACATCATCTTCGCTACCAATATAGAGCGGAGTGCGCTGATGGAGTGTGGTTGGCTTAATGTCAAGGATGCGGTGTCTGCCGTCTGTTGCCCGTCCACCGGCCTGCTCGCAGATAAAGGCAAGGGGATTGGCTTCATACATGAGCCTCAGCTTTCCGCTGGTATGCTTTGTTGTCGGCGGATATACGAAGACTCCTCCGGTCAGCAGGTTGCGATGGAAGTCCGCGACGAGTGAGCCGATGTAACGGGTGCTGTAGGGGCGACCGGTTGCAGGATCCTCCTCCTTGATATAGTCGAGATATTTTTTTGTCCCTTCGTTGAACTGGGCGTAGGATCCTTCATTGATGGAGTAGTATTTCCCTTTTTTCGGGGTGATAATGTTTTCGTGTGAAAGGAGGAACTC
It encodes:
- the cysK gene encoding cysteine synthase A is translated as MSESNSFRGKVYDTITSAVGNTPLVRLGKISAGLPGIILGKVESFNPLNSVKCRIGIAMIREAEWSGKLKPGGTIIEPTSGNTGIGLAFAAAERNYRLILTMPETMSIERRKLIKMLGAELVLTPGTEGMNGAVNKAKELQRQIPGSYIPLQFENPANPQVHRETTAEEIWADTAGDVDFLVSGVGTGGTITGVAEIIKARKPGFKAIAVEPDASPVLSGGRPGPHRIQGIGAGFIPKVLNRSIIDEIVRVTNEDAFETAQAVSRNEGILVGISSGAAVWAAIQIARREENRGKKIVTILPDSGERYLSTQLSDIESF
- a CDS encoding pirin family protein produces the protein MTTARKIRKIYKSQPVTEGAGVHLKRAFGFSEAPLLDPFLLLDDFRSDNPADYRKGFPWHPHRGIETITYVLEGNVEHGDSMGNKGVITAGAVQWMTAGSGIIHQEMPFGEESGRMGGFQLWANLPASQKMSPPRYRDITAEQIPKVVLDNGVEIRIICGKIGNTTGPVSDIAIDPEYLDMTVPAGISYSHPVIKGHTAFAYIIAGKGAFGTQDGSGSPEAGEFTGNETLIHFSDGDTITVTAERDPVRFLLISGKPLNEPVAWYGPIVMNTDAELRQAFEEYQNGTFLKHPAK
- a CDS encoding TIGR00282 family metallophosphoesterase, which produces MAKKTVKVMFIGDVVGTPGLKMVDLWLKSFIKKHDVDFVVCNGENAHHGKGMSLEALNQLVAAGVNVVTGGNHTWSNFNFFDTLKTHPQVLRPLNYPKGTYGKGYGIFKLPNGLGDIAVVNLQGRTFMYSIDCPFRTADWVIKQIKEQNRDSVKFIFVDFHAEATAEKIALGWYLDGRVSAVIGTHTHVQTADERILPKGTGYCSDAGMTGPHNSVIGMQIKSATDRMLYQTPHKYECAEDDVHFAAVLLSLDHSTGKTVGIERIFYPEYDRGVV